A window from Fibrobacter sp. UWB11 encodes these proteins:
- a CDS encoding DUF6603 domain-containing protein, with protein MDILVKLGQVFTRIGDAAFKDFTEFCLGKDATWDDFKKQLDDKGIDAFEKFVNQIFQNIGYDISNCTSSELYKQIESLITKSMELGNYIKDLVDNGDVKSIIGGLVVSADDKSDSNDIVSLDDYLKKMECSSYLQKIGLPENTGVKIGGPIKELLDIVMGIVEAIKEIADFEWNKLADDCNEFGEFLKNKYYNEDFGRRILDYILILLLKNARDVFADDVKYLIKKHSDMLRGFIADKFGDDTANSVMDEIDGYINSITIIEDTIKDLEKDSADRAEKAKNKEAESSKAAVAKRALRKAAKSAPVLENSASDTAEEVSPNSDESTSSEESAKEPSVQLQSALNVCKDKLNTLLEKYVPSYNMVAKIFDRTYAILNLCGIITEETVNLIEVDEVKDANSAIKDKVSVDLIDLASDKVGTSIQIPVFHWDRLEKMFTAPKDYLKEAFPLDSTEDVEKLAAKIATVIRSFDSDFPEFKNIKQFVLDLINRIDARLEGKIDELKNEIKEKLTKFKEFLVELVKILERYAYEVKNALEIAFNNFKNGRDSLISELETNAKKLIEKAKIFKFSDQVPSKYADGVSVLESIFLDTFKDAAETAVLKKYSGVSVEEALHADFNALTAPFGACKGNLEKLAEKIRDDFKETFNGEKWKTLFGELVSDLEKEFNKQTKDVPKTLDELKKFACESLVDIVNNEGIKNPLSNFDPSAYFKIIGDYFSEKFKDAIKLDPETYIADFKKYVREFFNGFFEGLKKNIEGISELGDDIQILATDIWTAWLENIKQKIYELIVRPYIQQAKKAVKNWGKSVITTAINDAKKTNALVLDSATKNGYKEFFKSEDNEAKSEAAAANSNSANQIADVVAESATFALDLLDLIEEAKDIDSWTDGIKFAVNLYKAIPHSVKKYVTELIDLPNIDFSNIHLPEYTLDTENKFFAVTLWQYNYDDKGRVKQNADVSIRLAFFVSEDKNGVEGLYICPILKGKYDAAFNIGKNHHMKIGVSASVGRDSDALDEKDEERQCNLANGNIGFFIHKPSGKRGIEITPVGDKSALEAYLELWFKRGAVDEDHPNPAELIKSKVVDLTIGNYPQKIFAGYKNGAFDVGFVSRLEDLQLMLKLKELNGFFDAVLSDNVKITLDKLAVGYSLQDGLKIEEGLHVKIPFNSNIDLKVVKFKNLSLDLGLEDGDFEANLLTTFVADLKCVAFTFTDLGFGIKCNLFTTDGKAGTLKLNPSIKYPTGIGINIDASAVKGGGLIQWDEKKQRFAGALELDVLEKFGVNAMLIFTTGKGTDPFSFMGAISVKFNPGIQVGMGFSITAVGGSLGLNRALDVDNLRNAVYDGSLSSVLFVKDVMKDFDKVLANVDKYYPITEEQMYFGLLAQITWGTILSADFGLFIQAPSPVTVIVAGLIKVRLADSAEKLLAINANFLGGIQFDKGIFFDASLFDSKIVGISIYGDMALRIYWGGATKGFILSIGGFHPQYKPESGFNLVDMKRVGMKLDFGPVNMSLEAYFAITSNTVQFGSAFNMKIGWDNFGLTGHAIFNILFQFNPFYFMADLSIGIAVKLFSATLCSISLDFDLSGPAKWHAKGEAKICVLLFDVKVHFDCTWGKDQNTIELAPIDVFPIFEKEYLEKNNWKIISTDLTDNLVTLIPCEMGALVAQPNDVISFSQSKVPLGKWMDCYGENRVNDCTKIDLVEIQIDSDKIIFHSDESRCVFENDSFAPSLTHKMTDDEKLDAESYRNEISGFRLSADFGYDDSKIKKRDVAEGEFIDASFDSKEKEDKKNVDSYIELWGNYSKASESAGKQTLVKKTIATKSLKPKAESAEVLSGLKRRSRKPAIGNADCFNIANRMTVAQNSEQKQKKLMSRSSLRRSATGLKRYVKQIDELIAANALTIPENVSNNITSTGNANENNSIEFNPVQYKYVVDSIVLNAPKLSIDEKLNFDYTVKNGAATVEWVTYVRLSDNKYFINNQNTTSTSFGEKYRVHVYLYPRNNYAFKMENGNADCNVKLSDGTVLKSDGLMTANGKYCCHFYYDVELPSQDHIRFLSLTNKASCSAKLKVFYKKTTSSTWETYESGNISKDKAVTCDLVSELKLPLNTLVQPAVVTKSLLLFTRTKKANNVFRVHPEVNRKAEFTCEGSSVTPKIQLKSIS; from the coding sequence ATGGATATTCTTGTCAAGTTGGGTCAAGTCTTTACTCGTATTGGAGACGCCGCTTTCAAGGATTTTACGGAATTCTGTCTTGGAAAAGATGCTACTTGGGATGACTTCAAGAAGCAGTTAGATGATAAAGGGATTGACGCCTTCGAAAAATTTGTCAACCAAATTTTCCAAAATATTGGCTACGATATATCCAACTGTACCTCTAGCGAACTGTATAAACAAATTGAATCCCTCATAACCAAGTCAATGGAACTGGGAAACTATATAAAAGACCTTGTTGATAATGGTGACGTAAAATCCATTATTGGCGGTCTTGTTGTCAGTGCGGACGATAAGAGCGACTCTAACGACATTGTATCGCTAGATGATTACTTAAAGAAGATGGAGTGTTCCTCCTATTTGCAAAAGATTGGATTGCCTGAAAATACTGGTGTTAAAATTGGCGGTCCGATTAAAGAGCTACTTGATATCGTTATGGGTATCGTAGAGGCAATCAAGGAAATAGCAGATTTTGAGTGGAATAAACTTGCTGATGATTGTAACGAGTTTGGCGAATTCTTAAAGAACAAATATTATAACGAGGATTTTGGTCGTCGTATTTTAGATTATATCCTCATCTTATTGTTGAAGAATGCAAGGGATGTCTTTGCAGATGATGTGAAGTATTTGATTAAAAAGCATAGTGATATGCTTAGAGGCTTTATTGCCGATAAATTTGGCGATGACACAGCCAATAGTGTGATGGATGAAATTGATGGATATATAAATTCCATCACGATTATTGAAGATACTATAAAAGATCTTGAAAAAGATTCTGCAGATAGAGCTGAAAAGGCAAAGAATAAAGAGGCTGAATCTAGCAAGGCTGCTGTGGCTAAAAGGGCTTTGAGAAAGGCGGCTAAGAGCGCTCCTGTTTTGGAAAACTCTGCATCCGATACGGCTGAAGAAGTAAGTCCGAATTCGGATGAATCGACTTCATCGGAGGAATCTGCCAAAGAGCCATCTGTACAGTTGCAATCAGCTCTTAATGTTTGCAAGGATAAGTTGAATACGCTTCTTGAAAAGTATGTGCCATCTTATAACATGGTGGCCAAAATATTCGATAGAACGTATGCCATTCTCAACCTTTGTGGAATTATCACCGAAGAAACCGTCAATTTGATAGAAGTTGACGAGGTGAAGGACGCTAACAGCGCAATCAAAGATAAGGTATCTGTTGACTTAATCGATCTGGCTTCGGATAAAGTCGGTACTTCAATCCAAATTCCGGTATTCCACTGGGATCGTTTGGAAAAAATGTTCACGGCTCCAAAGGATTATCTTAAGGAAGCTTTCCCATTAGATAGTACCGAGGATGTCGAAAAATTAGCGGCTAAGATTGCAACGGTAATTCGCTCATTTGACAGTGATTTCCCTGAATTCAAGAATATTAAACAGTTTGTATTAGATCTCATCAATAGAATTGATGCTCGTCTTGAGGGCAAAATTGATGAATTAAAGAATGAAATAAAGGAAAAGCTTACAAAATTTAAGGAATTCCTTGTTGAACTTGTTAAAATTCTTGAACGATATGCTTATGAAGTTAAAAATGCGTTAGAAATTGCTTTTAATAATTTTAAGAATGGGAGAGATTCTCTTATTTCCGAATTGGAGACTAATGCAAAAAAACTAATTGAAAAGGCCAAAATATTCAAATTTAGTGATCAAGTCCCATCAAAGTATGCAGATGGTGTTTCTGTTCTTGAATCAATTTTCCTTGATACGTTCAAAGATGCTGCAGAAACTGCCGTTCTCAAGAAATATTCCGGAGTCAGCGTAGAAGAAGCTCTTCATGCTGATTTTAATGCGTTGACAGCTCCATTTGGTGCTTGTAAGGGAAATCTTGAAAAACTAGCCGAAAAGATTCGGGATGATTTCAAAGAAACTTTCAATGGCGAAAAATGGAAGACCCTTTTTGGAGAATTGGTCAGCGATCTTGAAAAAGAATTCAACAAGCAGACAAAGGATGTTCCCAAGACCCTTGATGAACTTAAAAAATTTGCATGCGAATCTTTAGTTGATATAGTAAATAATGAAGGTATAAAAAATCCTCTTTCCAATTTTGATCCTTCGGCATATTTCAAAATTATCGGTGATTATTTCTCTGAGAAATTTAAAGACGCTATCAAACTTGACCCAGAAACATATATTGCTGATTTTAAGAAATATGTTAGGGAATTCTTTAACGGATTCTTTGAAGGACTCAAGAAAAATATTGAAGGGATTTCTGAACTTGGTGATGATATCCAAATTCTGGCAACAGATATTTGGACTGCCTGGTTGGAAAATATCAAGCAAAAGATATACGAACTTATTGTTCGTCCTTACATTCAACAAGCAAAGAAGGCTGTCAAGAATTGGGGCAAGAGTGTTATTACTACGGCGATTAACGATGCTAAGAAAACAAATGCCCTTGTTTTGGATTCAGCGACTAAGAATGGCTATAAGGAATTCTTTAAGTCTGAGGACAACGAAGCAAAATCTGAGGCTGCTGCTGCAAATTCGAATTCTGCAAATCAGATCGCTGACGTTGTTGCCGAATCTGCAACATTTGCTTTGGATTTGCTGGATTTGATTGAAGAGGCTAAAGATATCGACTCTTGGACCGATGGAATCAAATTTGCGGTCAACCTCTATAAGGCGATTCCGCACTCCGTCAAAAAATATGTTACCGAGCTTATCGATTTGCCAAATATCGATTTCTCGAACATTCATTTGCCTGAATATACTCTTGATACCGAAAATAAATTCTTTGCTGTTACCTTATGGCAATACAATTATGATGATAAGGGGAGAGTCAAGCAAAATGCAGATGTGTCGATTCGCCTAGCCTTCTTTGTAAGCGAAGATAAGAATGGTGTTGAGGGTTTGTATATTTGCCCAATTTTGAAGGGAAAGTACGATGCCGCTTTCAATATCGGCAAAAACCACCACATGAAAATAGGAGTTTCTGCTAGTGTTGGCCGGGATTCCGACGCTCTTGATGAAAAGGATGAAGAACGTCAATGCAACCTTGCTAATGGCAATATAGGATTCTTTATTCACAAACCTTCGGGAAAAAGAGGAATCGAGATAACTCCTGTTGGCGATAAGTCTGCATTGGAGGCTTATCTTGAGTTATGGTTCAAACGAGGAGCTGTTGATGAAGATCATCCTAATCCTGCAGAACTTATTAAATCTAAAGTAGTCGATTTGACGATTGGTAATTATCCTCAGAAGATTTTTGCCGGGTATAAGAACGGAGCCTTTGATGTTGGATTTGTAAGCCGTCTAGAAGACTTGCAGCTTATGTTAAAGTTGAAGGAACTTAATGGTTTCTTTGATGCGGTCCTTAGTGACAATGTCAAAATAACATTGGATAAACTTGCTGTGGGGTATAGCCTTCAAGATGGTTTAAAAATAGAAGAAGGATTGCATGTCAAAATCCCGTTTAACAGCAATATTGATTTAAAGGTTGTCAAGTTCAAAAATCTTTCTTTGGATTTAGGTCTTGAAGATGGTGATTTTGAAGCCAACTTGCTTACAACCTTTGTGGCCGATTTGAAGTGCGTCGCATTTACATTTACGGACCTTGGTTTTGGTATTAAATGTAACCTCTTTACTACGGATGGAAAGGCGGGAACTCTTAAGCTTAATCCTAGTATTAAGTATCCGACTGGTATCGGGATCAATATTGATGCTAGCGCTGTTAAAGGAGGGGGCTTAATCCAATGGGATGAGAAAAAGCAACGTTTTGCAGGGGCTCTCGAATTAGATGTCCTTGAAAAGTTTGGCGTCAACGCCATGCTTATCTTTACAACAGGTAAGGGAACGGATCCTTTCTCGTTTATGGGGGCTATTAGCGTTAAATTCAACCCAGGAATTCAGGTTGGCATGGGCTTTTCTATCACTGCGGTAGGGGGGTCTCTGGGATTGAACAGAGCGCTTGATGTTGATAATTTGCGCAATGCGGTTTATGATGGAAGTTTATCTTCGGTCCTGTTTGTTAAAGATGTCATGAAGGATTTCGACAAGGTCCTTGCAAATGTTGACAAATATTACCCTATTACCGAAGAACAGATGTATTTTGGCTTGTTGGCTCAAATTACATGGGGAACAATTCTTTCTGCTGATTTCGGCTTGTTTATTCAAGCTCCAAGCCCTGTAACTGTTATTGTTGCCGGCCTTATAAAAGTTCGCCTTGCAGATTCTGCAGAAAAATTGCTTGCTATAAACGCGAATTTCTTGGGTGGTATTCAGTTTGATAAAGGGATTTTCTTTGATGCCTCATTGTTCGATTCTAAAATCGTCGGTATTAGTATTTATGGCGACATGGCCTTACGAATTTACTGGGGCGGAGCAACCAAGGGATTCATTCTTTCTATTGGCGGCTTCCATCCTCAGTATAAACCGGAATCGGGCTTTAATTTAGTGGATATGAAGCGTGTTGGCATGAAGTTGGACTTTGGTCCTGTCAACATGTCCCTCGAGGCCTACTTTGCTATAACGTCTAATACGGTGCAGTTTGGTTCTGCCTTCAATATGAAGATTGGGTGGGACAACTTTGGATTGACTGGCCACGCAATATTTAATATTTTGTTCCAATTCAATCCATTCTATTTTATGGCCGATCTGTCTATCGGTATCGCAGTGAAGTTGTTTTCGGCAACACTTTGCAGTATATCGCTTGACTTCGATCTTTCTGGACCGGCAAAGTGGCATGCAAAGGGCGAAGCAAAAATCTGTGTATTGCTCTTTGATGTTAAAGTTCACTTTGATTGTACTTGGGGTAAGGACCAAAATACTATCGAGCTTGCTCCAATCGACGTATTCCCAATCTTTGAAAAAGAGTATCTTGAAAAAAATAATTGGAAAATCATATCGACTGATTTGACAGACAATTTAGTGACTTTGATTCCTTGTGAGATGGGAGCTCTTGTTGCTCAGCCAAATGATGTGATTTCGTTCAGCCAGTCTAAAGTTCCTCTTGGGAAATGGATGGACTGTTATGGTGAAAATCGTGTCAATGACTGCACGAAAATAGATCTTGTAGAAATCCAAATTGATTCGGATAAAATTATATTCCATTCAGATGAATCAAGATGCGTTTTTGAAAATGATTCGTTTGCACCAAGTCTTACTCATAAGATGACTGATGATGAAAAACTTGATGCCGAGTCTTATCGCAACGAAATAAGTGGCTTCAGATTAAGCGCTGACTTTGGTTATGACGATAGTAAAATAAAAAAACGAGATGTAGCTGAAGGTGAATTCATTGATGCGTCTTTTGATTCTAAGGAAAAAGAAGATAAGAAAAATGTAGATTCTTATATTGAATTGTGGGGTAACTATTCGAAAGCCTCTGAATCAGCCGGGAAACAAACTCTGGTAAAAAAGACGATTGCTACAAAATCCCTTAAGCCAAAGGCTGAATCTGCAGAAGTTCTTAGTGGTTTGAAACGTCGTAGCAGAAAACCGGCTATTGGGAATGCGGATTGCTTTAATATTGCAAATCGAATGACTGTCGCGCAGAATTCTGAGCAAAAACAAAAGAAATTGATGTCAAGAAGCTCTCTCAGAAGGTCTGCTACAGGTCTCAAGCGATATGTTAAACAAATTGATGAACTTATTGCCGCTAATGCTTTGACAATTCCTGAGAATGTTTCTAACAATATAACCTCTACAGGAAATGCAAATGAAAATAATTCAATAGAATTTAATCCTGTTCAATATAAATATGTTGTTGATAGTATTGTGTTGAATGCTCCGAAACTTAGTATTGATGAAAAGCTTAATTTTGATTATACCGTCAAGAATGGAGCTGCTACAGTTGAATGGGTTACATACGTTCGTTTAAGTGATAATAAGTATTTTATCAATAATCAGAACACAACTTCTACGTCATTCGGTGAAAAATATCGTGTACATGTGTACTTATATCCAAGAAATAATTATGCCTTTAAGATGGAAAATGGAAATGCGGATTGTAATGTGAAATTATCTGATGGAACTGTTTTGAAATCGGATGGACTTATGACCGCCAATGGAAAATACTGTTGCCATTTCTACTATGATGTAGAACTTCCGTCTCAAGATCATATTCGCTTTTTGAGTCTTACTAATAAAGCCTCGTGTAGCGCTAAATTGAAAGTTTTCTATAAAAAGACAACTTCTAGTACTTGGGAAACATATGAATCTGGTAATATTTCGAAGGATAAGGCAGTAACCTGTGATTTGGTGTCTGAACTCAAATTGCCTTTGAATACTTTGGTTCAACCAGCTGTTGTTACTAAATCATTGCTGTTGTTTACGAGAACAAAAAAAGCAAATAATGTTTTTAGAGTACACCCTGAAGTGAATAGAAAGGCTGAATTTACTTGTGAAGGGTCTTCTGTAACACCAAAAATTCAGTTAAAATCAATTTCTTAA
- a CDS encoding PLAT/LH2 domain-containing protein, whose translation MTTYTIRIVTGTKRGAGTNANVFVKAVGSKASKTWKNLKDPNDFDAFESGDVNIIKVTSSTDLGDIKKAEIGHDDSGLGSGWYLKNFQITNDNTGKKWFFEVNRWLASDEGDKKIKVTLTPTSVISPTPSDPNSKENLLKKINDWNSSRTNCAWPGIPKKNVKAGLEKIVELYFGETEEYTVFRDCGGSNKKNYKTGIDQGNGFSICGPVAVMFYLAKLNMVRLIDIVTTLYEYGYLLTYHVSESLRTLKDNDKIGTLYKCNFKEVADVCWMIQSSLADKEAVGSVDFDSSFLTLHTRLEELVDDVEFIFNAKKIKKQSSWSIVRDANKNFEEWMKYLKDGGAVFWCMHSTALKNEIDGKNNDYGHLELSDLHWVVVLGAKKFTNGVHISLHSWGKLYKISVTVAQFQKMSYDALLFKAS comes from the coding sequence ATGACTACATATACAATTAGAATTGTTACAGGAACAAAAAGGGGTGCAGGAACTAATGCGAATGTTTTTGTAAAAGCTGTTGGCTCAAAAGCGTCTAAAACGTGGAAAAATTTAAAAGATCCTAATGATTTTGATGCGTTTGAAAGTGGAGATGTAAATATTATAAAGGTTACATCTTCTACGGATCTTGGCGATATTAAAAAAGCTGAAATCGGTCATGATGACAGTGGACTTGGTTCAGGATGGTATTTGAAAAATTTTCAAATTACAAATGATAATACAGGAAAAAAATGGTTTTTTGAAGTTAATCGTTGGTTGGCTAGTGATGAAGGTGATAAAAAAATAAAAGTTACGCTTACTCCTACTAGCGTAATATCGCCGACACCTTCGGATCCAAATTCAAAAGAGAATCTTTTAAAAAAAATAAACGATTGGAATAGTTCTAGAACTAATTGTGCTTGGCCGGGAATTCCCAAAAAGAATGTTAAGGCTGGTTTGGAAAAAATTGTAGAATTATATTTTGGTGAAACGGAAGAATACACTGTTTTTCGTGATTGTGGTGGCTCGAATAAAAAAAATTACAAAACAGGGATTGATCAAGGAAATGGTTTTTCGATTTGTGGTCCTGTTGCGGTGATGTTTTATTTGGCGAAATTGAATATGGTTCGTCTTATTGATATTGTAACAACACTTTATGAATATGGATATTTGTTGACGTACCATGTTTCCGAAAGCTTGAGAACTCTTAAGGATAATGACAAAATCGGTACTCTTTATAAATGTAATTTTAAAGAAGTTGCTGATGTTTGTTGGATGATCCAATCCTCATTGGCGGACAAAGAAGCTGTTGGATCAGTTGATTTTGATTCTAGCTTTTTGACTTTGCATACTCGGTTGGAAGAATTGGTCGATGACGTTGAATTTATATTTAATGCAAAAAAAATAAAAAAGCAAAGTTCGTGGAGCATTGTTCGTGATGCGAATAAAAATTTTGAAGAGTGGATGAAATATTTAAAAGACGGTGGTGCTGTTTTTTGGTGTATGCATTCAACAGCTTTGAAAAATGAAATAGATGGAAAAAATAATGATTATGGCCATTTGGAGTTGTCTGATTTACATTGGGTTGTTGTGCTTGGTGCGAAAAAGTTTACAAATGGTGTGCATATTTCCTTGCATTCATGGGGAAAACTTTATAAGATATCCGTTACTGTTGCTCAATTCCAAAAAATGTCGTATGATGCACTGCTTTTTAAAGCTTCGTGA
- a CDS encoding PLAT/LH2 domain-containing protein — protein MVNYKIQIVTGSMKDAGTNANVYLTAEGTNGSMTWANLDNPKKDDFEQGNVDTFTVSSARDLGDINKITIGHDNSGKHAGWFVSSVQIKNVSTGKTWTFFTNRWLARDEADHKLSATFTLNNGTPAANYKIIIFTGEAKDSGTNANVYLKAYGSNGSFSLNNINDPNDDNDFEAGNVNTVVYSASKDIGDISQITIGHDNSGKHPGWYLDGVKIQNLRTGKVWNFPVYRWLAKDEDDKKIERTVYAGKDMPHYDYLGMYPKKDREPGWSNELNGICHDASNWYMTQDGNIWKFPVSFDLNTTIKNEDKTRKVYKYHYGHHLGDCDCFNNYLFVPVTDDGAPYVVVFSTNDIHKVIARNVMLLPDGRSFSDMAWVAINPKNGLLFTSDGYITKNKPIYVYSIDFEMIRLGKNNFLKLHAQVNLKDEEFDDYVERSCMQGGCFDDSNNLHLCNGYYKNEHSNKKGGITVFEIPNLPYKPNDEVLVKIKARSNQSHDFRFQFNSYGQEPEGLTYWDLDDGKAPGIRGQLHAIMIENNAVSDAFNGGGDDLYFKHYRKI, from the coding sequence ATGGTTAATTATAAAATTCAAATTGTGACGGGTTCAATGAAAGATGCTGGTACAAATGCTAATGTGTATTTGACTGCAGAAGGTACTAATGGCTCTATGACTTGGGCTAATCTTGATAATCCAAAAAAAGATGATTTTGAACAGGGTAATGTAGATACCTTTACGGTTTCTAGTGCTCGTGATCTTGGTGATATAAATAAAATTACTATTGGTCATGATAATTCTGGAAAACATGCTGGCTGGTTTGTTTCTTCTGTTCAAATCAAAAACGTCTCAACGGGTAAAACATGGACGTTTTTTACCAATCGTTGGCTAGCTAGGGATGAAGCAGACCATAAACTTAGTGCTACGTTTACGCTGAATAATGGTACTCCGGCTGCGAATTATAAAATTATCATTTTTACAGGTGAAGCGAAAGATTCTGGAACTAATGCTAATGTTTACCTTAAGGCTTATGGATCAAATGGTTCCTTTAGCTTAAATAACATTAATGATCCTAATGATGATAATGACTTTGAAGCAGGAAATGTTAACACTGTGGTTTATTCGGCAAGTAAAGATATTGGTGATATTTCCCAAATTACTATTGGTCATGATAATTCCGGAAAGCACCCAGGTTGGTATTTGGATGGTGTGAAAATTCAAAATCTGAGAACGGGAAAGGTGTGGAACTTCCCTGTTTATCGTTGGCTTGCGAAGGATGAAGATGATAAAAAAATTGAAAGAACCGTTTATGCAGGTAAAGATATGCCTCATTATGATTATCTCGGTATGTATCCTAAGAAGGATAGAGAACCTGGATGGAGTAATGAGTTGAATGGTATTTGTCACGATGCATCTAATTGGTACATGACTCAAGATGGAAATATTTGGAAATTCCCGGTATCCTTCGACTTGAATACAACAATAAAAAACGAAGACAAAACGAGAAAAGTATACAAATATCATTATGGTCATCATCTTGGTGATTGTGATTGCTTTAATAATTACTTATTTGTTCCTGTCACAGATGATGGGGCTCCTTATGTGGTTGTTTTTTCTACGAATGATATTCATAAGGTTATCGCTAGGAATGTTATGTTGCTTCCTGATGGAAGGTCTTTCTCTGATATGGCTTGGGTTGCAATTAATCCTAAAAATGGTTTGTTGTTTACGTCTGATGGTTATATTACCAAGAATAAGCCGATTTATGTTTATTCAATAGATTTTGAAATGATCCGGCTTGGAAAAAATAATTTTTTAAAACTTCATGCACAAGTTAATCTTAAAGATGAAGAATTTGATGATTATGTGGAAAGATCCTGTATGCAAGGGGGATGCTTTGACGATAGTAACAATTTGCATCTATGTAATGGGTATTATAAGAATGAACATAGCAATAAGAAAGGTGGAATCACCGTATTTGAAATTCCAAATCTTCCCTATAAACCCAATGATGAGGTTCTTGTCAAAATAAAGGCTCGTTCTAATCAGTCTCATGACTTTAGATTCCAATTTAATTCTTATGGTCAGGAACCTGAAGGTTTGACCTATTGGGACTTGGATGATGGTAAAGCTCCGGGAATTCGCGGTCAACTTCATGCGATTATGATTGAAAATAACGCTGTTTCCGATGCTTTTAATGGGGGCGGAGATGACCTTTACTTCAAACATTATCGCAAAATCTAA